One Carassius carassius chromosome 20, fCarCar2.1, whole genome shotgun sequence DNA segment encodes these proteins:
- the klhl24a gene encoding kelch-like protein 24a: MVLILGRRLNHENSGGVPESLAIKRKVFEMETLNDVYNFSSGSSHSENVLQALNEFRDSRLFTDVIISVQGREFPCHRAVLSACSSYFRAMFCNDHRESHEMLVEINGIQADAMDTFLQYVYTGRACITTHNVQFLFETSSLFQINTLRDACAKFLEEQLDPCNCLGIQRFADAHSLKQLASRCRAFALLNFPEVAQHEEFLDLHKDELQEYLASDELSIGREEMVFEAVMRWVYHGVEYRRPMLKDLLQHVRLPLLHPNYFVQTVEGDKLIQNAPECYQLLHEARRYHILGNEMMSPRTRPRRSTGFSEVIVVVGGCERMGGFNLPYTECYDPVTGEWTSLAKHPEYTKSEYAVCALRNDIIVSGGRINSSYVWMYNSQLNIWIRVASLNKGRWRHKMTVLLGKVYAVGGYDGQSCLSNVEVYDSFSNRWTEVAPMKEAVSCPAVTSCAGKLFVIGGEPYENSCSNNVQCYDPESDSWQLKACIPFTKPNISAVSLNHLIYVCGGLTKSIYCYDPSQDQWMHVGHTFSRQESCGMSICNGKIYILGGRGENGGASDNVVCYDPASGIITCTAALPRPISYHGCVTIHRFSEKQHKP, translated from the exons ATGGTGCTCATTCTGGGTCGCCGTCTGAATCATGAGAACTCTGGTGGTGTGCCGGAATCCCTGGCAATCAAGCGTAAAGTCTTTGAGATGGAGACCCTGAACGATGTGTACAACTTCTCTTCCGGTTCCTCTCACTCTGAGAATGTCCTTCAGGCCTTGAACGAGTTCCGCGACAGCCGCCTCTTCACGGACGTGATCATAAGTGTCCAAGGTCGCGAATTCCCATGTCACCGTGCCGTGCTGTCAGCCTGCAGCAGTTACTTCCGTGCCATGTTCTGCAACGACCACAGAGAGAGCCATGAGATGCTTGTGGAGATCAATGGCATCCAGGCTGATGCTATGGACACGTTCCTGCAGTATGTTTACACCGGTCGTGCCTGCATCACCACCCACAATGTCCAGTTCCTCTTTGAGACCTCCAGCCTCTTCCAGATCAACACACTGCGGGATGCTTGTGCAAAGTTCCTGGAAGAGCAGCTGGACCCCTGCAACTGCCTCGGGATCCAGCGTTTCGCAGATGCCCACTCTCTCAAACAGCTGGCCAGTCGCTGCCGTGCTTTCGCCTTGTTGAATTTTCCAGAAGTTGCTCAGCATGAGGAGTTTCTAGACCTTCACAAGGATGAGCTGCAGGAATACTTGGCCAGCGATGAGCTATCCATTGGCAGGGAGGAGATGGTGTTTGAGGCAGTGATGCGTTGGGTCTACCATGGCGTGGAGTACCGCAGACCCATGCTGAAAGATCTACTACAACATGTCCGACTGCCTCTCCTGCACCCAAACTATTTTGTACAGACG GTGGAAGGCGATAAATTGATCCAGAATGCTCCAGAATGTTACCAGCTGCTGCACGAAGCACGACGCTATCACATACTTGGCAATGAGATGATGTCGCCACGAACCAGACCCCGCAG GTCTACTGGTTTCTCTGAGGTCATTGTGGTGGTGGGAGGCTGTGAGCGAATGGGGGGTTTCAATCTGCCGTACACAGAATGCTACGACCCTGTAACAGGAGAGTGGACATCTCTTGCTAAACACCCCGAGTACACTAAATCTGAGTATGCAGTGTGTGCTCTCCGCAACGATATCATTGTTTCAG GTGGACGCATCAACAGCAGTTACGTCTGGATGTATAACTCTCAGCTCAACATCTGGATCAGAGTGGCCTCTCTTAATAAGGGTCGATGGAGACACAAGATGACCGTCCTACTGGGGAAG GTGTATGCAGTTGGAGGTTATGATGGGCAGTCTTGTCTCAGTAATGTGGAGGTGTACGACTCATTCTCCAACCGCTGGACTGAGGTGGCCCCCATGAAAGAAGCCGTCTCCTGCCCGGCGGTCACCAGCTGCGCGGGAAAGCTTTTCGTCATTGGAGGAGAACCCTATGAAAACAGCTGCTCCAATAAT GTCCAGTGTTATGACCCAGAGTCAGACAGCTGGCAGCTGAAGGCATGCATTCCCTTCACCAAACCCAATATCTCTGCCGTTTCTCTCAATCACCTCATCTACGTATGCGGTGGCCTTACCAAGTCCATCTACTGCTACGATCCTTCACAGGACCAGTGGATGCATGTGGGCCACACCTTCAGCAGACAG GAGAGTTGCGGTATGTCCATTTGTAACGGAAAGATCTACATCCTGGGTGGACGGGGAGAAAACGGCGGCGCCTCTGACAATGTTGTGTGCTACGACCCAGCCTCTGGCATCATCACATGCACAGCTGCTTTGCCTCGTCCCATCTCCTACCATGGCTGTGTTACCATACACCGTTTCAGCGAAAAACAACACAAACCCTGA